The Methanofastidiosum sp. genomic sequence AGAGGTAAATCAATGGTAAGAAGTACTTTCCCATTATCAATTTCAATCTTTTTAATTAAATTTGTTCTAACTACGTCAAGCCCCGTTAATGGATTCATAACTTTCTTCAATCTGTTATTAACAATTTCTATTGTTGTCGGAACTTTTTCAGCTATAATTCCGTGTTTTTCTTCATAGTTTTGGATAGCTGCCCTCAATCCTTCAACTGCCAATACAGAGCAGTGTGCTTTAATTGGAGGTAATCCTCCCAAGGCTTCTGTTGCTTGTTGCCATGTAATTTTCTTTGCTTCTTCAAGTGTCTTACCTTTGGCCATGTCTGTAATAATTGACCCTGTCGCTATATTAGATGCACAGCCGTAAGACTCAAACTTAATATCTTCAATAATATTGGATTTTGGATTTACTTTTATATAAACTGAAACCATATCGCCGCAAGCTGGACTTCCCTCGGTCGCCTTTCCATCTGGATTTTCTATTTTGCCCACGTTGTGTGGATGGCGAAAATGCTCCAATACCTTTTCATTATATGGAAATTTCATTTATTTCTCCTCCTCATTTATTTTACCCAAGGGGCTAATTTTTCTAAGCTCATTCACGACTTCTGAGATATTTTCAACGATTGAATTAACATCTTCCATGGTATTATATCTTCCAAATGTGAATCGGACCGAACCGTGTGCTCTCTCATGATCACCGCCAATGCCCATTATAACATGACTTGCTTCAAGAGATTTACTGAAACATGCAGACCCAGTGCTAACTGAAAATCCTCTCATGTCCAAGTGAAGTGTAATGGATTCACCTTCAACATAATGAAATGTAACATTCACATTTTGAGGTATCCTCTTTTCTTTATGTCCATTGAGAGTTGTATCTGGTATTTCTGACAAAACTCTCTTAATAAGATGATTTCGCATCTCCCCTATTTTTTTATTTTCTTCAGGAGTTACTAACTCTATGGACTTAGCAAATCCAACTGCTCCCGGGATGTTTTCAAGTCCCGCACGTTTATTGAACTCTTGGAACCCTCCATCCATCCACTTTGATATTTGAGTATTCTTACGAATAAATAGGGCCCCTGTCTCTTTTGGCCCATGTATAGTATGGGCAGACAAAGTGACCAAATCAATAGGAATTTTTTTTAAATCAATTGGGACTCTTGTGAATGTATGGGTTGCATCGGTGTGGAAAAGCACGCCTTTATTCTTGCATATCTCTGATATTTTAGAGATATCTTGCATAGTTCCAATCTCTTGATTTGCATGTTGAATTGAAACAAGTATTGTATCTTTCCTTATCGAGCTCTCAAGTTGGTCAAGATTTATTAATCCATACTGGTCAACATCAAGATAAGTTACTTCAAATCCTTGCCTTTCAAGACTTTTTGCACTGTTTAGAACGGGGAAATCTTCAATTTTGGATACGATTATATGTTTCCCTTTTTTTTCTTTGAGTGACATTGCAACTCCTTTAAGTGCCATATTACTTGATTCAGTGCTGCCTGAAGTAAAGACGATTTCTTCAAAATCTGCACCAATGTAATTAGCTATATATCCCCGAGCTTCGTCTAGAGCTTCTCTTGCTTCAATCCCTAAAGAATAACCAAATTCTGAAGTTGCGACTGCATATACATCAAAATAATATTTTTTCATAGCTTCAAGAACTCTTTCATCAAGTCTTGTGGAGGCAGCGTTGTCCAAATAAACATTTTTTTCCATTATAACACCACACTAAATGAATAGTGTCATTCTTGACTCCATTGCTTCTTTGATGTAAGTTCCGACTGAACAATAATCACTAATTAGGTCTTGCCTTAAGTCTTCAGGGTTTACTCCCATTACTTCCATAGTCATGTCGCATGCCAAGATTTTGCCCCCAAGTTCTTTGAAATCTGTAATCATTTTTTCAAGAGAAGCAACATTTGCTTTTTCCATTCTTTTTTTAATAATCATTTTTCCTAGACCTAGCATGTTCATCTTTGAGAGTGGGCCCTTGTCAAGTGCACCTTTTTTCAATCTCTGAAGTCCAAAAAAAGTGAAATATAACGATACTTCCATGCCCATTGATAAAGCTCCGTTTCCAATTATTAAAGCACTATAAATTTTGTCCATGTCTCCGCTATGAACAATTATTGTGGCTTTATTAAGATGTGAGTGATTTACTCCTTGCATATCTTTATTTTCCAAGTATTGCCCTCCTCTTCAATTGATACAATCTTATACCCCAAAGCCTTTACTGCCATAGGTATCTCTTTCTTAGAAGCGGTATGTGTTCCCTCGATCTCAACAATATCCCCAATGGCTGCTTTACGCAAAGCTTTTCTGCACTCAACTAAGGGTACAGGACAAGTTTGACCTTTTACATCAACTTTTATTTCAGACATGAATTACCTCCAAAGTATAAGTAATCTCTAATAGTACTATTCATTATATTGAACTTTTTAATAATAAAAAAGTAACGGCATTAAATAATATACATAAAAATTTTTATTACTTTTAAAAAAATATAGAATATAACTATAAAGGATATTCAATATGAGGTAATGATAGAAGGCATATTATTATAGTAAGAAATTACCTAATAATTGCTTCTACAGGACAAATATATGCACATAGTCCGCATCCAGTACATACTGAGGGATTAATGCTTGAGTGGCCATCTTTAAATTCTAATGCAGGGCATCCTGATAGTTTTATACATGCTTTGCATGCACGACACATAGAGACTTCAACCCTATAAATCGGCCTCTTTTCAATCCCTTTTAGAAGAACACATGGCCCACGAGACACAATCACATATACCTGTTCACTTTGAAGCCCTCTTTTTAGAGCTTCTTCAATACTTTTAACGTCGGTTGCATCAACAACCTCAACTGGAATGTCCATGCCTGCTATCAACTTTTCTATAGATACAGATCCTGCAGGTTCACCCATGGCAGTTAACTGTGTTCCGGGATGGGGCTGGTGGCCAGTCATGGCAGTAGTTAAGTTATCAAGAATTACAGCCACTATCTTTGAATTATTATATTTAGCATTGATTAAGGGAGGTATACCTGCGTGGAAAAATGTTGAATCCCCTAGAGTTGCAACTATTGGTTCTTTAGTTGATTTTGCAAATCCACATGCGACCCCAAAACTTGCGCCCATTGAAATACACGTGTCAACTGTTTGGAGAGGTCTTGAGAATCCTAGCGTATAACAGCCGATATCGGAAGGGAATATAGCTTTGCCTCTAGTTACTTTCTTTATTGCATAAAATGTCGATCTATGTGGACAGCCTGCACATAACAGCGGAGCCCTATTTGGAACAATAATATTTTTAGATTGTTCTTTTGGAAAGTCAATCCTAAAGAATTTGGATAATATTTCAGTTACAAGATCGGTTGAAAACTCACCAGTTCTTGGAAATATAGTTTTACCGTATAGCTTCAAATTTAATTGATTTTCAGAGATTAAAATTTTTACATCATTTTCAATTACTGGTTCAAGTTCTTCGATAATTACTACTTTCTCTAAATCTTTAATGAATGACAAAACTTTATTTCTTGCTAGGGGGTGGGAAATCCCAACTTTTAATATAGGTAGTTTAATACCCAATATCTGAAGTGACTCCATCAAATAATTGAAAGATGCCCCTATAACAATGACTCCGACCTTTCCTTCTCCTGGAATGGTATAGTTTAGGTTAGAATCTTCAACGAATTCTCTTATTTTTTCTATTTTATCTAGAAGTTTTTTGTGTTGTATTCTTGCATGTGACGGGACAGCTACATACCTTGTGATATCTTTTGTGAATTTTCCTTCTCGCTTTTGGATATTAATTTCCCCTAACTCGACGTCACCCCTACCATGGCATACTCTAGTAGTCGGCCTTAAAATTACAGGTGTAGAAAATAATTCGGATAAATCATATGCGAAGAGTATCATGTCCCTTGACTCTTGAGGAGAAGATGGATCCAAACAAGGCACATTTGCAAATCTTGCAAATATTCTGTTATCTTGTTCATTTTGAGAAGAATGACAATCGGGTTCGTCAGCAGAAACAATAACTAATCCTCCATCAACTCCCGTATAAGCTAAAGTCATCAATGAATCAGAAGCAACATTTACTCCAACATGCTTCATTGTAACAAGGGCTCTTTTTCCTGCCCATGATGCACCTATGCCCACTTCAAGGGCAACTTTTTCATTAGTAGAAAATTCAACGTAAGCACCATACTGCTTGGCAAATCGTGCAGCAGTTTCTGGAATTTCTGTAGAAGGAGTACCAGGATAAGCTGCAATAATTTCAACACCGGCTTCAAAAGCACCTAAGGCAATAGCTTCATTGCCCATTAAAAGTTCTCTTTTCATGATTTATCAAAGATAGAGTCTTTTAAAAAACTTATTATTACCATTGAATACCCTAATACAAGAATAATTAATCAAAATAAAGGAAATATGGGAAAATTACTCCATCTTAATGTCCCAAGTCAATTCTGCTGTTAATCCTAGAATAACAGTTATAGGGCAAAATTTTGTCATTACTTCTTTTATTATTTCTTCAACTAACTCTTTTTCAAGTTTTCCTTTTATTTTTATATTTGCATGAATTTTTTCAAATATTCGGGGATAGATATCTTTTCTAGTTCCTTCAACTACTACATTAAAATACGTATAATCCTTTTGCATTTGTCTCAATAAAATTTGAGTATTGACAGCTATACATGCACCAGCTGTAGCGAGTAATCCTTCTAAAGGAATGGGATGATTTCCACTGCCCCCAAAAGCTTTTGAAGCTGCAAAAGGGATTTCATGCCCGACGCTATCTACCCCTAAATATTCCATATCTTTTTGCCAACTTACAGTTGCCCTTAATATATCTTTAGCCATATTATTCACCCAATAATAATTACTTTAATTATATTTAAACATATTGAAAGGTAGGATCTAAAGAGTAGCTTATACATTACTCTATCCCACATTTACATATTTTATTAATAAATGAATTACAATATTTCTCTGTCTTTAGGCCAAAATATTATCTTATTTTCTTCAATGCGTTCTTCTATTTCATAATCGCAAAGCTTTCTAATATATTCTAAATCATTTACTTTTATTCTATTTTGAGATGTTATCATTATAGAGATATTATCCTTTAATGAGTTGGATATATCTTCCCATGTAACGTTCTCCATTTTGGCTTTAATTTTTAACTCTTCTGAAACTTCAAAGTTTTCATTTGAGAGGCTTTGTGGAAATTCTATTTTTTCGAGTTTTACACCTTTAACGGGTAAGGATAAAATGTATTTCAATGTATCGACAAAATATTTAGGTTCAATTTCATTAATAATGATTTTTGTTTTCATATGTATCAAATAATAGAATTCCTTCCCATTTATATATTTTATATTCGTCTTATGAATATTATCTACTTAGGCGGCTAAATTAGAAAAAAATTATTTATGTCGATCTTTTTTCTTCCCCACATGTAAATTTTATAATTAATTTGTTTTAATTAAAGTTTATTATTTTTAATTTCCGTAAAAATTAAATATATCAAGTTTTTATTTTATACATGAAGTCATTTTCTATCCAAAATAAAATAATTAATATCCTAAAACTTGGCAGATTCTTTTTTGTGTTTGGGGGGTTGTTCCTTTTCTTGGTAGGGGCATTATTTGCAGTCTTAATGGGGGCAGAATTAAATTTTGGGAAGTTAATTTTTGGTTATTTCATACTATTCTTGGGCCATTTATCGGTATCGTACAGTAATGACTATTTTGATTTTGAAGCTGATAAATTTGGTGAAAAAACAAGTGTAAGTGGAGGTAGCGGAATATTACAGAGCGACCCGTCACTTAGAAAAGTTTCCAAATGGATGGCGATATCATTGATCATGATTTCAATTATTCTTGGGTTTATCTTTACACTTTATTACAAGTATTCATTGGTCTTTTTGGGATACGTAATTTTTGGAAATCTTCTAGGCTGGTTTTACACAGCGCCCCCATTAAGATTGTCATATCGAGGGCTTGGGGAAATATCAACTATGTTTGCAATAGGTTTTGTGGTTCCTGGTATGGGTTACTTCGTAATGAGAGGTTTCATAGATACTTCTTACTTGCTGTTCACTATCCCCCTTCTAATGTACGGCATTTATTTTATTTTAAGCGTAGAGATACCTGATATGGAAACAGACACTTTAAGTGGAAAGCGGAGTTTTGTAACAAAAAATGGAAGGAATTTAAGCCTAAAAATTATATTTTTGGCAGCGTTATTTTCATCAATAACTTACTCAATATTTCATATAATTAATCTGTTTGAGTTAAATATAAACTTCCTAATAATATTTGTGCTATCTTGGATACCACTCTTATTTAGTTTAATGGGATTGAACAATGATTCAAAAATAAAATCTGTAAAAATCGCCTTCAAAAACTTAAACGGATTAATACTTTTTGCATTTTTAACAAATATTTATTTTTTAATTAAAATAATATTTTAATGGGAAGAACTATCCTTTTCACTTGTATAGAGATAACTTATCATTTCACGACTTTGAATAAATTTCTTAAACTCTTCAGACTCGTGCCACCCTTCATCAAGTCTACAATTTATCTCATTTATACAATCTATTTGTTTTAATAGTTTCTTAGAAATATTTGGATCCTTGATTTTTAATTCGGCTATACCAGTTATTACTGCTAATGGATTTCGTATTTGATCTATCCCTGTTGCGAAGTACTGAATGTTTTTCTCAATTTGATTTAGAGCCATTTTTAATTCAGTTATATCGCTACCAATGGATAAAACAGACTCAACTTTTCCATCTAAATTTTTGACAGTTGTATCCGTCCAATAAATCCAAACTCTTTCACCATTTTTTTTAATGTTTTCGTTCAAGGAAGATATAAACTTTTTTTTAGTGGTAAATATTTCAGAAATAATATTCCCCATTGATCTGCCCTGGGTATCAAATTCTGGTACAATATTGCCAATTATATTCTTCCCAATGATATCTTTCTCGCTATATCCAAAATATTCCAATCCATATTTGTTCATTGAAGAGACATTCCCTTTTTTATCAAATGTCAATATTATTGAATTTGCATTGTCTATAAGGTCTTTATAGTTCTCTTGACTTATCTTTAAAGCTGCCTCTGCTTTCAGTAAGTTTGGGATTGCCCAATGCATTATTTCAGAAACTATTAACACTATAATCGTTAAAACTACTAAAGTCTGGACAGAATTTAGAATAAATGTTTGCTTAGTAAAAATACTGATTCTTGAAGAATCATATATTATAAAAAAACATAAAATATCAGCAAATACTATCATAGAATAATAAATACGCCGGGAGTAAAAAGGAGATATAAACAATATAAAAACAACAACAAGAAACATAAATTGAATTGGCAGCCCATAAAGAATTATTAAAAATCCGAATAACATTAACAATAGAATAAAGGTTGTATAAAGATAAACAGGATCAAGATTTATATTTGAATAATAAATTTTTTTAAAATATGTTATTATTTTACCAAAATAATTAGAAGTATTATTTTTTTCTATATCCATGGTCAATTAAAATTGTGAAAAGTATTATTTAAGATTTTTGGTGATATGAATAAAAAAATAAAATTAATTAACTTTAACTTCTTTTGAGAATTCCCATAGCCCGTGGATATTACATAGAGAAACTGCAAATAATGTTCCAGACTTTGCTATTTTTAGAGATGTTTTTACTTCGTGATTTGTATATACCGGTCCTGTGTTTGGTCCCTGTGTACTTTCTCCGTGTGCATTAAACTCATAGTTTCCAACTTGATATAGTGCTTTTTCGCCTTCAGGCTGATAGTAAAGCATTATCCACCTGATATGATGTTCAGTGGTATTTGGGTGTGCAATGTCCTTCCCAATAGCAACTTTGACTTCGAATACCTCATTTGCCTTTACTGAATCTGGGCAATCAATTACAGGCACGTGTTTTTCCTTTTTCCAATCAGCTTCTTGAATTTTATCTCCAATCTTAACCATTTTTACCATCTACTCCTGTAAAACCATTGGTTCGCCACAGCAGATTAATTCTCCCCCGCCTGCTTCCAATACTTCTACAATATTTCCACAAATTTCACATTTGTAGATTTCACCAACTTCTTTTACCTGTACCATTTTTAATCTCCTCCTATTATTTAATGATTATTTTTTTTATTTTCTGAAGATTCTTCCATTTTTTCGGCCATTTCTTTGAGACGTTTGTCAACCATTCCATATATTGTATTTTCAGGATATTTGCCATCTTTTCCTTTTGCTCCAGCTTTAACTCCTGTTAGTATCTCGATTCCTTCTTTGATGTTATCCACTGAGTATATGTGGAACTTACCATTTCTTACTGATTCAACAATTTCTTCTTTTAGCATTAAATTTTGTACATTGCTTCTTGGAATTAAAACGCCTTGTTTTCCATTGAGTCCTTTAGCCTTGCATATCTCATAGAATCCTTCAATCTTATAGTTTACTCCTCCAATTGCCTGGACTTCTCCTTTTTGATTTACAGACCCTGTAACTGAAAAATATTGTTTGATTGGAACTTCTGAAAGTGCAGATAATATTGCGTAAAGCTCTGTGCTTGATGCGCTATCTCCGTCAACTCCTTCATAGTTCTGTTCGAACACGAGTCGAGCAGTAAGATTTAGTGGTTTATCTTGTGCAAAGTTTTCTGCCAAATATCCCCCTAAAATCATTACACCTTTTGAGTGAATATTTCCTCCCATCTTAGCTTCTCTTTCAATATCGATAATTCCCCCTCTACCAATATTTACTGTGGCTGTGACTCTAGAAGGCCTACCAAAGGCAAAATCTCCAAGGCTAAGAACTGCAAGACCATTTATTTGGCCAACTGCTTCCCCTTCAGTATCAATTAAGTAAAAGCCTCTTGTTATCATCTCATTTACTCTTTCTTGAATGAGATTTGATCGGTAGTTCTTTTCCTCAACGGCTTTTACAATGTGAATATCTTTTATCATATTATTTTTATCTTCTTTTGCATAGAAGTTAGCTTCACGGATTATATCTGCTATATCCGCAAATCTTGTAGATAATTTCTCCTGATCATCGGCCAGTCTTGCGCCATATTCTATTACCTTCCCTATGGCAGATGAATCTAAATGTAACAGATTTTCTTTTGAACAAAGAGAGCATATAAATGAGACATAATTTTTTATATTGCCATCGTTGAAATCCATATTAATATCGAA encodes the following:
- a CDS encoding prenyltransferase; translated protein: MKSFSIQNKIINILKLGRFFFVFGGLFLFLVGALFAVLMGAELNFGKLIFGYFILFLGHLSVSYSNDYFDFEADKFGEKTSVSGGSGILQSDPSLRKVSKWMAISLIMISIILGFIFTLYYKYSLVFLGYVIFGNLLGWFYTAPPLRLSYRGLGEISTMFAIGFVVPGMGYFVMRGFIDTSYLLFTIPLLMYGIYFILSVEIPDMETDTLSGKRSFVTKNGRNLSLKIIFLAALFSSITYSIFHIINLFELNINFLIIFVLSWIPLLFSLMGLNNDSKIKSVKIAFKNLNGLILFAFLTNIYFLIKIIF
- the iorA gene encoding indolepyruvate ferredoxin oxidoreductase subunit alpha, which codes for MKRELLMGNEAIALGAFEAGVEIIAAYPGTPSTEIPETAARFAKQYGAYVEFSTNEKVALEVGIGASWAGKRALVTMKHVGVNVASDSLMTLAYTGVDGGLVIVSADEPDCHSSQNEQDNRIFARFANVPCLDPSSPQESRDMILFAYDLSELFSTPVILRPTTRVCHGRGDVELGEINIQKREGKFTKDITRYVAVPSHARIQHKKLLDKIEKIREFVEDSNLNYTIPGEGKVGVIVIGASFNYLMESLQILGIKLPILKVGISHPLARNKVLSFIKDLEKVVIIEELEPVIENDVKILISENQLNLKLYGKTIFPRTGEFSTDLVTEILSKFFRIDFPKEQSKNIIVPNRAPLLCAGCPHRSTFYAIKKVTRGKAIFPSDIGCYTLGFSRPLQTVDTCISMGASFGVACGFAKSTKEPIVATLGDSTFFHAGIPPLINAKYNNSKIVAVILDNLTTAMTGHQPHPGTQLTAMGEPAGSVSIEKLIAGMDIPVEVVDATDVKSIEEALKRGLQSEQVYVIVSRGPCVLLKGIEKRPIYRVEVSMCRACKACIKLSGCPALEFKDGHSSINPSVCTGCGLCAYICPVEAIIR
- a CDS encoding NAD(FAD)-dependent dehydrogenase, with translation MQGVNHSHLNKATIIVHSGDMDKIYSALIIGNGALSMGMEVSLYFTFFGLQRLKKGALDKGPLSKMNMLGLGKMIIKKRMEKANVASLEKMITDFKELGGKILACDMTMEVMGVNPEDLRQDLISDYCSVGTYIKEAMESRMTLFI
- a CDS encoding PAS domain S-box protein, translated to MIVFADILCFFIIYDSSRISIFTKQTFILNSVQTLVVLTIIVLIVSEIMHWAIPNLLKAEAALKISQENYKDLIDNANSIILTFDKKGNVSSMNKYGLEYFGYSEKDIIGKNIIGNIVPEFDTQGRSMGNIISEIFTTKKKFISSLNENIKKNGERVWIYWTDTTVKNLDGKVESVLSIGSDITELKMALNQIEKNIQYFATGIDQIRNPLAVITGIAELKIKDPNISKKLLKQIDCINEINCRLDEGWHESEEFKKFIQSREMISYLYTSEKDSSSH
- a CDS encoding desulfoferrodoxin FeS4 iron-binding domain-containing protein, with the protein product MVQVKEVGEIYKCEICGNIVEVLEAGGGELICCGEPMVLQE
- a CDS encoding Neelaredoxin, with the translated sequence MVKIGDKIQEADWKKEKHVPVIDCPDSVKANEVFEVKVAIGKDIAHPNTTEHHIRWIMLYYQPEGEKALYQVGNYEFNAHGESTQGPNTGPVYTNHEVKTSLKIAKSGTLFAVSLCNIHGLWEFSKEVKVN
- a CDS encoding sulfurtransferase TusA family protein, which gives rise to MSEIKVDVKGQTCPVPLVECRKALRKAAIGDIVEIEGTHTASKKEIPMAVKALGYKIVSIEEEGNTWKIKICKE
- a CDS encoding OsmC family protein; its protein translation is MAKDILRATVSWQKDMEYLGVDSVGHEIPFAASKAFGGSGNHPIPLEGLLATAGACIAVNTQILLRQMQKDYTYFNVVVEGTRKDIYPRIFEKIHANIKIKGKLEKELVEEIIKEVMTKFCPITVILGLTAELTWDIKME